A segment of the Zingiber officinale cultivar Zhangliang chromosome 8B, Zo_v1.1, whole genome shotgun sequence genome:
GTCGGTGTCGTCGGCGACGTCGAAGTTGCGCCGGCCGCTGACGATCTCCAGCAACACCATCCCGTAGCTGTAGACGTCGGACTTGGAGGTGATGGGGAGATTGGCGAGCCATTCCGGCGCCAGGTAGCCCCTGGTTCCCCTGACGCTGGTCAACGTCCGCTGCCGGTGATCTTTCGGGTGCACCAGCTTCGCCAGCCCGAAATCGGAAACCTTCGCCGTGTTGTTTTCGTCGAGGAGGATGTTCTCCGGCTTGATGTCGCAATGGACGATGCAATCCCGGCATTCTTCGTGCAAGTAAGTGATTCCCTTGGCGGTCCCGACCGCGACGCTGAACCTAGCGGGCCACGGTAGCTTCCCGGACGCGTCGCCGGAGAAGAGGGCGCCGTCGAGGGAGCCGTTCTTCATGAACTCGTAGACAAGGAGACGGTGCCGGCCTTCGGAGCAGAATCCGATAAGACGGACGAGGTTGAGGTGGTGGGTGCTGCTGATGGTGGCGACCTCCATCCGAAACTGCTTCTCGCCCTGCTCGATCCCTTCGAGCTGTTTCACGGCGACGGGGGTTCGGTTGGCGAGGACGCCCTTGTAGACGGCGCCGAATCCGCCTTCGCCCAGTTTGTCCTTAAATTTCTTGGTACTTCTTTGCAGCTCGCGGAAGGAGAACTGAACGGGGGCGCCGGAGGCGTACTCCAGGAGGGCGTACTGCGCCGACGAAGGCCCGTACTTGGCGCTGTTACGGCAGAAGATCCACCACAGGCCCCACTCGAGGAGTATCAAACAAGCGATTGTGGCGAGGATGAGGACGGCCACGAGCCATGCCCTGAGCTTTGATGATTCCGAGTGGATTTCGGTCGTAGCGGAGAAGGAATTGCGGAGCGCCGGGGCGCAGACTTTGACGAAGGAAGTGCTCGGGAGGGCCGTGGACCGATAGCCGCTCACGAAATTTGAGACCTTCAAGTAGCAGAAACCAGAGCCGTCGGCTAGGGCGGTGGAAGCGACACAGGAGGTGCCGGAGAGGCAGTTGAGCCGGCAGGCGGTGATGCCGACGAAAAATTGCTCGGCGGAGATCTCCGGCGGGAAGGTTAAGAATTGGGTGTGGGGAAGATCCAACATGGTGGAGTTGCCAGGGCAATCCTGGATATCCGTCCGTCGTTGGCAACCCTTACGGGGGTTGTTTGGATCCACGAGGTCGAAATTCTGGGAGGGGCACTCGCAGATGGGCGACGTGTTGTTGTAGCTGCAGATGCCCATGTTGCCGCACCATCCGAAGACCTCGCACTGGTCCTCCACGGCCGACCATCTCTCCGTGGCCGTGTTGCTCCCACTGACGGCGGTGTAAACCCTAAGGTTTCCGTCGGAATCCAGCTTCAGAAACCGAATCAAGTTGCCACTCTCGCCGTAGTCGCTGCTGTAGGCGATCGCGACGGAGGTGGTGAGAGAGGGGTCGATGAGCGAAACGATGCCGTTGGTTTGGAGGGTCAAAGAGGGGGAGGTTAAGTTTCGGTCGCTGGTGAAGGTCGAGTTGAACCCTTTGTTGAAGTAGGAAATGGAACGGTTCCAGAGGAGGGTTAGGTTTCCCGTCCGGTCAAGGGAGAAGGTGTAGTCGCCGGAACGCAGGGTCTGACCCAAGGTAAAGCTTTGCAACTGGAGAATGGTGTCCGTCGGGTTCCCGAAGCTGTCCCAAATGTCGCCGCCGGTGGAATTGCTGAGCACGAAGTTGCCACCGTCGCGGAGGGCCGCGGAGGAAACGCCTCGGCCGGCGGTGTTGGACTGCCAAACGACAACGCCGGAGCCGTTGACGAGGCGGAGGTCGCCGTCCGAGCGAAGCTGGAGGGAGGCTCCGGAGTCGACAGAGGCGCCTCCGGCGCTCCACACAGGAACGCCGCCGGAGTAGGTGATGGCGGCGAGGTAGAGCGAGGGATTATCGGGATCCGAGATGAAGCCGAGGGAGAAAGTGCCGTCAGGGGACGCCCAGGAGGAGTTGCTCGTCGGAGTGAGGGTCGATCCCAGGGCGACGTCCTGTGATCTGACGATGGAAAAAGAACTGATGAGCAGCAGAAACGACAGCCACAGCGAAACAGGGGAAGGTAGCAGCTTTAAGCCCCCAGATCTCATCGGATCACCACCTGGGCTCTCTCCTTCAACACCACTGTATTGGAGATGGACGCCGAAAAcaggagaaggagaaatactaggaagaagaagaagaagaagaagaagcatttgGCCGAGGTAACACGGCGCTCTGTGGTCAGACTTGTGCGTTGAGTCGTGACTCATGAGGGTGGTATGACTTAGTCTTCCGACCACCACCGTTGGATGCGGCTGAAAGAGGGTCTTGATGAAACTTGCGATGGTCTGCGAGAAGGCCACAGAGTTTCTCGAGTGGAAGAAGACTCACCGATAACAATTTGGACTTTTACTCTGCTCTCCTCTCCTGATGCGGATGGGACACGGGGAGAAGGGCGGATTGGAAGATGGTGGTGGGGGCGTCGGTCTCAGACTTTTACTGTGATTTTTTATTTTCGACGAGACTTTCACCGGCGGCTGATTTGACGAGGACCATCAGCTCGCTGAGAGAAAGGGTATTAATGATACATTAATTTCACTCGCGTTAATGCTGCTGAAGTTGAGCTGGCAACCTACAGCACAGGGTCACCCTGCTCACCCCCAATTCCCAAACGAATGAATGATCAAGTATCGATACTGATAAGTAAATCAGTATCCAAGAAGTTCTCATTGTGAAAAAGCATTTTTTATGATTTCACCGTGATTCGACCTTGCATCATATTACATATTTATATTATTAGCTAGACTACTTTCTGGGTTACAATCCGGATTAACTAAGTGAAGATAGCGGAAGAAAATGGGTAAGGCATTAGGCATTTCATTAGAGTTAATGATCTTAAATATGTTACATcactattattttaaaaatataaaaatttatcatTCGTAGACCCTATATTATCAAATCACACATGATCACACTCGTATTATTAATTTCGAGAGAAaaataaataactttaaaattttactataactcttaaatttaaaacttgaaaCCTTGCGTCATATATGGTTCAaactttttttgtttattttttttccaattcACAACTTCGGAGATTCCCTAATAAAAATTTGTTGATAGTTGAGTTTGTCCGTGGCAATAATAAAAATATGTAAAGGAATTAGGGGGTGTTTAGTCGATAGGGTTGGGAATGagagaatggaatgatagtaaaaaatagtgtttggattgtgagtTTGTGAATAACAATTTGAGAATGATTTCTAAATTTATAGGAATCAACAAAATTCATATAACTAGGTGGATTTCATTTTCATTCTCATTTCCATTCCATTTTACTATCAAATTCATACCCATAATCATTCTCATCATTTAATCAAATGCTATCTTAATATTTGTATGACTCATGATTATACAGTTATTTGGTCCTCTAGGCATCGGGACTTCACATTCTCAaagaaatatatttgaaaaattagatGTCCGAAGGATATTGGGAATACCTAGTAGCCTAGTAGGTTATTTATTACTGAAGGATGCTTGGAAGATAtttggaatagaattactagcaTGTTTTCTCAATGAAAATTAAGTGTGACAGATTGAAAATGCATTGATCCTGAGATGATGCGCGGGTGACGATGACTTGATTGCTGATTGGAGTAAGATTTTTTCACTATGTTAGAGAGTTTTGTGTACACCTCGACGAATAAACAGGACGCCAGTACCTAAAAATTAGAGAGGAGATCCCTAGCGAAagtccttcgacgctcaagttagtacgTGTCTGGATGAGTGAATAAAGAATAGTAGAGAAAATGCTCGTACGAGAATAAGGCTCATATGCTGTGAAAAGCGTACCTTGTCAACGGAGAGAACCTCCTTTATATACCACATCTCGTAACTTCCGTAATCATAAGGTGACATGAAATGTCATAAGTTGTTAAGTAATGGATGGTGTATCACTTAGGCAATGTGCAATATTTGTCCGAAAAATCTTCTATTTATCCATATGTATACATTTTTTGTCGTTTATAACTTATGCCCTTGTCGAGATCACTAAAGAACTATGTTGTTATAAATGATCAACTAATGAGAGACTCACTACCCCTTGAAGAAGATTCAATATTTTTATGACACCTAGTTGTTATTATGACAAGTTGTTAGGATGTTGTATGTTGGGTATATCTCGGTCGGACTATAAggctgattatttttttttacttatcctTGCATTATTAAACTGCTTAGTTATGCACAACCCGCTAGATGTCTGTTCGGAGAATATGAGTATACCCCAACCGACCAATAAGGTTGGCCATCTTTGTGCCTGTTTTGGCATTGAGTTGCTCTGATGTATGTTGAATAGTAGAAGTTCATCCGGAGAATAATATGTTGCATCGGGCGTACTAGAAATCCGTTCGGGGAGCAATATGAGACCAAGTGTCTTAAGCCCGACCGACCTTTTTATCTGGAAAAGCATGTATAAAGAGGTGTGTGAGGCTAAGTGGTTTAGGCCTGACCAGCCTTTTATCTGATCGAGCATGTATAAAGAGATTTATAACTGATCCGGGAGTAAGAGGGGGGGACCCCATtcagcagagtcaacgccacgagGAGATCCAAAGGCAATAAGCCAACCataagcttggccgagcggataatgagGACGACGACTGGctgaggcttccgagcggaagcaatacaccccgccggagacggggttccgacgctcatgatgaacagtaggtaGTGCCGAGCGGATGGCCGGCTCAgccgaaggaataaaacatcaacACTGCGAAGTCTAGAACACATGATcgagaatctcccgagcggatcatcACATCCGACCGGCCAGACGCGAGGAAAccgccgaccggccggacgctcgacgAAGAGTAAGAAAAGGCAGGgatagaaacatcttctgacagcagatgaCACGCAGAATCTTAAGACGtgagctcactgtcccatcaaagacgtgctcatactgtagcagtaaggagtcaggcaagttcctctgacaagcccatgctgggtatgggctggggacacgcgtgtgtgcctcggtatatgtgcatcagcctcctcagaagtctatataaggcctccacttcttcaaccggaggtacgcgagtccTCATTCTAGAGCCACCTTCTTCatctattcctcgcctgacttgagcgtcggagggccgtcgccgggacacccctcccggctcggtttggttgcaggttcaccggagcattcgaggatctagcgagggggcgccacgtgcccaacgtccgttgactcttggttcggacaggatcaaattggtgccgtctgtgggaacgctcctgcatccgaacgggaacgatggacgaggctggacgacaacacacggtggcgctttcaacagaagaactcgacgctctggtcgagatgagggccgccaaacttgtggagcaaaaacagaaagcagcggccgagcggccggagcaacaagcaacatctgcgtcgggtggccgagcggaagcacctcaggccaccgtcgcattccatcgggccttatttctcacccctgaagccgcaccagctcgaagagatagaggatcttcttcagacgaaatgccaaggcgggatgacagaaaagggaaagccccccgtgCGAACTCATCCCCCgaacggatcaatcgccaattctcggaggctattctacaagaccctctaccaaagcactacgtgcctccgacgatcgacgagtacaatggaacaacggacccggatgatcatctgggtaagtttgataacacagccacgctccatcaatacaccgatggagtaaagtgccgagtctttcttacaactctctcgggatcggctcaacggtggtttcggaggctgccggacggatccatcactagcttcaaggacttccgaacggccttcctccaccacttcgccagcagtcgacgttatcagaagacaagtgtcagcttgtttgccatcaagcaagagccgagagagtcgctgcgagcttacatccagcgattcaatcaagtggcgatggatattccaacggccacagcggagacgatgatgaatgccttcacacaaggccttgtggatgtggacttcttccggtcgctcatccgaaagccgccccgagattatgatcatatgctacatcgggccaacgaatacataaacgtggaagaagcgcaagccgcccggaaaaaggaaactcccaccgagcgggcacctattcatgccgagcggaaacagcacgccgctcagcagccacctagaggaccgagggccgaagcaatccgatccccccacgccagatcgcacgtacaagaagtggctgccgctcggcccaagccaaagaagagatggacccctatgttctgctccttccaccggacggatacacacaacacgaaggattgtcgaagtcttcccttcgtggccaatcccgttcccaggaatgccgaacgacggtcacctcccatcgacaggagacaaaggacccatgaagctgaccggactcgtaccgagaggcgacatcaacagacgcccgatcggcaccgatctccaaggcaggagaatcgccgagcgtcaagaGAACGATCTCGGCCGTCCgcgcgggaagaggaaaatagaagcaatacttcccgaggcgagatcaacgttattgctggtgggccgaccagaggagactccaaccgagccagaaaggcgggcgtccgacagctccagatccacgcggtcggttgtagccaagagcgggcaagtggaccggaaatcactttcgggcccggggacttacaaggagttgaagtgccccacgacgacgctctgctcattaaagcggtaatagcaaattacactattcaccgcgtatttgttgacatagggagctcggtcaacatcatattcaggaaggtgttcgatcagctgcaaattgatcgagccgagctgcagcccatgacgacccccctctacgggtttacgggcaacgaagttcagccggtcggacagatccggctggctacctcattgggagaagagtcactcaggaggaccaggacaataaacttcgtggtggtcgactctccttcgtcctacaacgtcattttgggacgaccgacgctcagtgaattccgagcagtcgtctcaaccttccatcagaaggtcaagttccccgtggaggacaaagtaggagaagtacgtggagatcagctagcagctcggcggtgctatatagagatgatccgagcagaagcctgttccgctcggaaggcgccccgaatcgaggtacatgccataaccgagaaacctcctgctttaatttatgatgaaaaggaggaggttcagatccatccgacccgatcggaggccacgacttttatcgcctctgatctggaggaggagcagaaggaggaactgatccaatgcctccaacgaaatcacgatgtcttcgtctggtcgacacatgagttgcccggaatttcgccgagcctagcgcagcatgagttgcatgtccgaccggacgcacggccagtgaagcagagaaaaagagatttcagtgccgagcagaattccatcatccgggcggaagtcgagaagcttctggaggccggccacatacgagaagtgcagttcccgagttggctggctaacgtagtattagtctccaagccgggcggcaagtggagagtctgcatcgactttcgggacttcaacaaagcatgccccaaagatttttatcccctgccccggatagatcagctggtggactatACGGCCGGCTAcgagttaatatgtatgctcgacgcctaccaaggctatcatcaagtgccgctcgcccgtgaagatcaagaaaaagtcagcttcgtgactgccgacggcacatattgctacaatgtgatgccgttcggattgaagaatgccggggccacctatcaacgcttgatgaacaaagtgttcagggagcagatcgggcggaatctggaagtctatgtggacgacattcttatcaaatcagtccgagcggttgatctcttcaaagacatggaagaaaccttccgaacgctacgcaaatatggagtcaagttaaatccccagaagtgcttgttcggagcaaaaggagggcgtttcttggggtacatagtgaccgagcggggaatcgaagcaaatcccagcaaggtgaaggctctacaagacatgccgcctccaagaaatacaagggaagtgcagcggttgaccggtcggataactgctttgtccagattcatctccaaaaccgccgaccggagcctaccattcttcaagatcctgcgcaaggctactaagttccagtaggatgaagaatgtgaccgagcgttcgaagaattgaaaacatatctgaattctctgcctgtacttgccaagccgatcgggggtgagtcactttatgtttatctgtcgtcaactgagcatgctgtaggctcagcacttgtgagggcgagcggcgaagagcagccggtgtattttctgagccacattttaaaagatgctgaatctcgttacactgggctcgaaaagtggacctttgctttggttctagccgctcgacgacttcgaccatatttcttggcgcataccatcattgtccggatgaACAGCCCACTGGGAAGGGTACTTTTAAATCCAgaggcgtccggacggctcatcaagtggacgacagaactaagtgaatttgacatccaataccagccccgctcggcgattaaagcacaatccttggctgattttgtgaccgaagtgcaaaggccagagccggaagctatgtggagaatatatgtggatgggtcctccactcggctcggaagcgggattggaatattgctgctctcacctcaagaagagaagatgcacctatccgtccggctggattacaaagctaccaacaacgaagcagagtatgaggccctcatagccggattgcaggcagcccggcatgtgggtgccggtcgggtgactctctattcggattcacagttggccgctcaacaactttctggcacctttgaaatcaacagtgttcggcttaaactctacgttgaggcctttgaaaaactcaaagctactttccgagaggttcttatacagaagatcccccgaacggagaactaggcagcagacgagttagccaaactcgcgagttcaataacgcaagttgccattcagcaaccaattggaAAAGTACTGctagtggcgcacgtcgatcggatgcaaggcctcacgtttccaagcgactggaggacacctattatagaatttctccgttcgggcaccacaccctccgatgaatatacagcccggctcctcagaagaagagccggtcggtttacactcatcggagatcagctttacaagaaagctttctcgcgcccgttgctgaaatgtgtaagctcggaggactcagcttacatcttccaggaagtacatcaaggatcatgcgggggtcatccgggcgggcgctcgttggccaagaagatcctcttggccggatacttttggccaactttacaaacagatgcctctcagacagtatctacctgcctttcatgccagaagtatcacaacttctcccaccgaccggccgaagaaatgaaggcgtcaagcgtttcatgcccgttcgaccaatggagaatggatattgtcggtccttttccgatggcgaccgggcagaggaaatttttgctggtggcggtcgattatttctccaagtgggtggaggccgagccactagcaaagatcactgaacaaatggttaaaaaattcatctggcaacacatcatttgtcggttcggcatccctcgccgactaatgtccgacaacgggcggcagttcacagggaagatgctagaagattggtgcaaaagctacggcatcgagcaacacttcacgtccgtggcttacccccaaagtaacggtcaagccgaagtagccaatcgggaaattctccgtatcctgcgcgctcggctcgaccacttgggaggaagttggccggatgaagtgccgggcgttctatgggccatccgaacaactcctaaggaaggaacgggcgttacaccttttcatttggtgtacggcggtgaagccgtcattccggttgaagtaggcgtcgagtccgtccgggtccaattgtacgatgaaggcaacgccgagcggaggaacatggagctggatttgattgacgaagagcgagccaaggcatccgttcggctgatggcataccgtcagcggatgaagcaaaactacaaccggcgcgtcattcccagatcattccaggttggcgatcttgtctggaagaaagtcaagccggccggcgacgtcggcaagcttgaagccccgtgggcaggtcccttcaaaatcatcgagaagctccgctcgggtgcgtattatttggaggatgaggaaggtcggcagctagataggccgtggagcgcgaaccacctccagccttaccgggcagggtgaaaggtgtgcctatgtaaatcatctcgtgtacttttttcgactgaatac
Coding sequences within it:
- the LOC122015497 gene encoding G-type lectin S-receptor-like serine/threonine-protein kinase At1g34300: MSHDSTHKSDHRAPCYLGQMLLLLLLLLPSISPSPVFGVHLQYSGVEGESPGGDPMRSGGLKLLPSPVSLWLSFLLLISSFSIVRSQDVALGSTLTPTSNSSWASPDGTFSLGFISDPDNPSLYLAAITYSGGVPVWSAGGASVDSGASLQLRSDGDLRLVNGSGVVVWQSNTAGRGVSSAALRDGGNFVLSNSTGGDIWDSFGNPTDTILQLQSFTLGQTLRSGDYTFSLDRTGNLTLLWNRSISYFNKGFNSTFTSDRNLTSPSLTLQTNGIVSLIDPSLTTSVAIAYSSDYGESGNLIRFLKLDSDGNLRVYTAVSGSNTATERWSAVEDQCEVFGWCGNMGICSYNNTSPICECPSQNFDLVDPNNPRKGCQRRTDIQDCPGNSTMLDLPHTQFLTFPPEISAEQFFVGITACRLNCLSGTSCVASTALADGSGFCYLKVSNFVSGYRSTALPSTSFVKVCAPALRNSFSATTEIHSESSKLRAWLVAVLILATIACLILLEWGLWWIFCRNSAKYGPSSAQYALLEYASGAPVQFSFRELQRSTKKFKDKLGEGGFGAVYKGVLANRTPVAVKQLEGIEQGEKQFRMEVATISSTHHLNLVRLIGFCSEGRHRLLVYEFMKNGSLDGALFSGDASGKLPWPARFSVAVGTAKGITYLHEECRDCIVHCDIKPENILLDENNTAKVSDFGLAKLVHPKDHRQRTLTSVRGTRGYLAPEWLANLPITSKSDVYSYGMVLLEIVSGRRNFDVADDTDRKKFSVWAYEEFEEGRVGNIVDKRLNEQEVDMEQLERAAMVSFWCIQEQPSHRPSMGKVVQMLEGVLEIERPPAPKVTDGSMPVPTTTSSLGTSASVFEAYSPAAPPLSSLSQSMTSLSSISKRNPEKTTISLLSTDISSL